A region from the Benincasa hispida cultivar B227 chromosome 8, ASM972705v1, whole genome shotgun sequence genome encodes:
- the LOC120082515 gene encoding pentatricopeptide repeat-containing protein At4g21705, mitochondrial: MDQKLLSKVLTRYAIASRSYHTNRLKKATLYAKISPLGDPSISVEPELDCWVQEGKKVRVAELQRIIHDLRKRKRFTQALEVSEWMKKNGVCIFSPTEHAVQLDLIGRVRGYLSAESYFSQLNEQDQTGKTYGALLNCYVRQRQVEKSLSHLQKMKEMGFATSQLTYNDIMCLYTNVGQHDKVPEVLAEMKEKNVSPDNFSYRICINSYGARHDLEGMENVLKEMESQPHIVMDWNTYAVVANFFIKAGLTDKAVNALRKSEERLKSKDRIGHNHLISLYATLGNKEKVLRLWNLDKTGTTRFINRDYITMLESLVRLGELEEAEKVLKEWESSGNCYDFRVPNTVIVGYIDKGMCERAETLLEDLMEKEKATTPNSWGAVAVKYLDQGENKKAVECMKAALSLNMDKGWKPNLRVITSVLNWLGDKGIIEEVEAFVSALRSVIPVNREMYHALIKVYIRAGKEVNELLNQMKSDKIDEDEETQKILGTWEETTEGPQPIILSP; this comes from the exons ATGGATCAGAAGCTCTTGTCCAAAGTCTTAACACGCTATGCTATAGCTAGCCGATCTTACCACACGAATCGGTTGAAAAAGGCCACTCTATATGCGAAAATTAGTCCACTAGGCGATCCTAGCATCAGCGTGGAGCCGGAGCTCGACTGTTGGGTTCAGGAAGGGAAGAAGGTACGAGTCGCTGAGCTTCAGAGAATCATTCACGACCTTCGTAAGCGCAAGCGTTTTACCCAAGCTCTTGAG GTGTCcgaatggatgaagaaaaacGGTGTCTGCATATTTTCACCCACCGAGCATGCGGTGCAATTGGATCTGATTGGCCGAGTAAGGGGTTATCTTTCTGCTGAAAGCTATTTCAGTCAGTTGAATGAGCAAGACCAGACTGGTAAAACATATGGTGCTCTCCTGAATTGCTACGTTCGGCAGAGGCAAGTGGAGAAATCCCTCTCCCATTTGCAAAAAATGAAAGAGATGGGTTTTGCAACTTCACAGCTCACTTACAATGACATTATGTGTTTGTATACAAATGTTGGCCAGCATGATAAGGTTCCTGAGGTGCTAGCAGAGATGAAAGAGAAGAATGTTTCTCCTGACAACTTCAGCTACAGAATCTGCATCAATTCGTATGGTGCAAGACATGATCTTGAGGGGATGGAGAATGTATTGAAGGAGATGGAATCTCAACCTCATATTGTCATGGACTGGAACACTTATGCAGTAGTTGCAAACTTCTTTATAAAAGCTGGTCTTACTGATAAGGCAGTTAACGCCTTGAGAAAATCAGAAGAGAGACTGAAGAGTAAGGATAGAATTGGCCATAACCATCTGATCTCCCTTTATGCCACCTTAGGGAACAAGGAAAAGGTGTTGAGATTGTGGAATCTGGATAAAACTGGTACTACGAGATTCATCAATAGGGACTACATCACAATGCTTGAATCTCTGGTAAGGCtaggtgaacttgaagaagctGAAAAGGTGCTGAAAGAGTGGGAATCATCTGGGAATTGCTATGATTTTCGAGTTCCTAACACTGTCATTGTTGGATACATTGACAAGGGAATGTGTGAGAGAGCTGAAACACTGCTTGAAGACTTGATGGAGAAAGAAAAGGCTACCACACCAAACAGTTGGGGTGCTGTGGCTGTTAAATATCTGGACCAGGGCGAGAACAAAAAAGCTGTAGAGTGTATGAAGGCAGCCCTTTCTCTAAATATGGATAAAGGATGGAAGCCTAATCTTCGTGTGATCACAAGTGTATTGAATTGGCTTGGTGATAAGGGCATTATAGAAGAAGTAGAAGCTTTTGTAAGCGCATTGAGGTCTGTCATTCCAGTGAACAGAGAGATGTATCATGCCTTGATAAAGGTTTATATAAGAGCTGGGAAAGAAGTAAATGAGCTGTTAAATCAAATGAAGTCTGATAAAatagatgaagatgaagaaacaCAGAAAATTCTTGGCACTTGGGAAGAAACAACTGAAG gCCCTCAACCGATTATTTTGTCCCCCTAG
- the LOC120082513 gene encoding endonuclease MutS2 isoform X1 encodes MEISYSFVAIRKAPCSFPRVLRPVFSLSSTHESVSVRIATSQALQNETLRVLEWSSICRQLSTFTSTSMGFDVAQKANVRFGRTREESQKLLDQTTAAEAVVSIQLDFSGIEDVSGILNSASSGKLLTIAELCSVRRTLKAARELFEKLQALAVGGHSSDRFMPLLAILQNCDFLVELERKIEFCIDCNYSIILDRASEDLELIRLEKKRNMEELDSLLKEVSFKIYQARGIDRPLITKRRSRMCVAVRATHKNLVSDGILLSASNSGATYFMEPKNAVDLNNMEVRLSNSEKAEEIAILGMLSTEISESEIHIRYLLDRILELDLALARAAYARWMSGVCPCFSAKGYEGLNSSITDNTLSVDIDAIQNPLLLSYSLTSSSDNALSYSANVGQFDKRDNVIVSEGFLGSVTDFPIPIDIKIKRQTRVVVISGPNTGGKTASIKTLGLASLMAKAGMYLPAKNQPKLPWFDLVLADIGDHQSLEQNLSTFSGHISRLCKILEVSSDESLVLIDEIGSGTDPSEGVALSTSILQYLKNCVNLAIVTTHYADLTRIKDSDSSFENAAVEFSLETLKPTYKILWGNTGNSNALTIAEAIGFDPAIIERAKKWMVNLTPETQDERKGLLFKSLIEERDKLEAQRQKAASLHAEISALYKEIQEEAKDLDKREQALMALETRRAQQETAAIKSKIETVVQEFEEQLKIAGTNQLSSLIKKAESAIASICEACSPTNDSRLNVANANSYTPQLGEQVFVTGLGNKLATVVEASDGEETILVQYGKIKVRVKKSSVKALPNSEKKAAASTLPYSKRQGRQGRESVSGSDGGKDGDSYGPVVQTSKNTVDLRGMRVEEASYHLDMAISSRGPNSVLFIIHGMGTGAVKEHVVKTLRNHPRVAKYDQESPMNYGCTVAFIK; translated from the exons ATGGAAATCAGCTACAGCTTCGTCGCCATTAGAAAAGCACCTTGCAGCTTTCCTAGAGTTCTCAGGCCCGTTTTCTCACTCTCCAGCACTCATGAATCGGTGTCCGTTCGAATCGCTACTTCACAGGCCCTCCAGAATGAAACCCTTAGGGTCTTAGAATGGAGTTCTATCTGTAGGCAACTCTCCACGTTTACGTCCACCTCTATGGGCTTTGACGTTGCTCAGAAGGCTAACGTCCGCTTCGGCCGGACGAGAGAGGAGAGCCAAAAGCTTCTGGATCAGACGACCGCAGCTGAAGCTGTGGTTTCCATACAGTTGGATTTTTCTGGAATAGAAGATGTCTCTGGAATTTTGAATTCCGCGAGTTCTGGCAAATTGCTTACTATAGCTGAACTGTGTTCGGTGCGGCGTACTCTGAAAGCTGCTAGGGAGTTGTTTGAGAAACTGCAGGCCCTGGCTGTTGGTGGCCATTCTTCAGATAG GTTCATGCCCTTGCTTGCAATACTTCAGAATTGCGATTTCCTGGTGGAATTGGAGaggaaaattgaattttgtatcGATTGCAATTACTCAATTATTCTTGATAGAGCCAGTGAAGACTTAGAGCTCATTCGCTTGGAGAAGAAGAGAAATATGGAAGAGTTAGATTCTCTGTTAAAGGAAGTGTCCTTTAAGATTTATCAGGCTCGTGGGATTGATCGGCCTCTTATAACAAAGCGCCGATCTAGAATGTGTGTTGCTGTTAGAGCTACTCACAAAAATTTGGTTTCAGATGGTATTCTCTTGAGCGCCAGCAATTCTGGTGCTACATACTTTATGGAACCCAAAAATGCAGTGGATTTAAACAACATGGAAGTTAGGCTTTCAAATTCTGAGAAGGCTGAGGAAATAGCCATTTTGGGTATGCTTTCAACTGAAATATCAGAGTCAGAAATTCATATAAGATATTTGTTGGATAGAATTCTTGAACTTGATCTTGCTTTGGCCAGGGCTGCATATGCTCGATGGATGAGTGGGGTTTGTCCATGTTTCTCAGCCAAGGGGTATGAAGGCTTAAATTCTAGTATAACTGACAATACATTATCCGTAGATATTGATGCTATTCAGAACCCATTGCTGCTCAGCTACTCTCTTACAAGTTCCTCAGACAATGCTTTATCTTACTCTGCAAATGTAGGTCAATTCGACAAGAGGGATAATGTGATCGTTAGTGAAGGTTTTTTAGGAAGTGTCACTGATTTCCCAATACCAATAGACATTAAAATTAAGCGTCAAACTAGAGTGGTCGTGATTTCAGGGCCTAATACAGGAGGTAAAACTGCATCCATTAAGACTCTGGGCCTAGCATCTCTTATGGCTAAGGCTGGCATGTACTTGCCTGCTAAGAACCAACCAAAACTTCCATGGTTTGATCTTGTTCTGGCTGACATTGGAGATCACCAG TCTCTAGAGCAAAACCTCTCAACTTTTAGTGGGCACATCTCACGGCTCTGTAAAATATTAGAAGTATCCTCGGATGAATCCCTAGTCCTTATTGATGAAATTGGCAGTGGAACTGATCCCTCAGAAGGCGTGGCTCTCTCTACCAGCATTTTGCAATATCTCAAAAATTGTGTTAACCTAGCTATTGTGACTACTCATTATGCAGATTTGACTCGCATAAAAGATAGTGACTCTTCGTTTGAGAATGCAGCTGTGGAATTTTCGCTAGAAACTTTAAAACCTACCTATAAGATCCTTTGGGGGAATACTGGAAATTCAAATGCTTTAACCATTGCTGAAGCTATTGGATTTGATCCTGCTATAATAGAACGTGCAAAGAAATGGATGGTGAATCTTACACCAGAAACGCAGGATGAACGCAAAGGTTTGCTCTTTAAATCACTAATAGAGGAAAGAGATAAATTGGAAGCTCAACGACAGAAAGCTGCATCTCTTCATGCAGAAATTTCTGCACTTTATAAAGAG ATTCAAGAGGAGGCAAAAGATCTTGATAAGCGTGAGCAAGCTCTTATGGCTCTTGAAACTAGACGAGCTCAGCAAGAAACTGCCGCAATAAAGTCCAAGATAGAAACTGTCGTTCAGGAGTTCGAAGAGCAATTGAAAATTGCTGGTACTAATCAATTAAGTTCATTGATTAAGAAGGCAGAATCCGCTATTGCCTCAATTTGTGAAGCTTGTAGTCCAACCAATGATTCCCGCCTCAATGTTGCAAATGCAAATTCTTATACACCCCAGTTAGGTGAACAAGTGTTTGTAACTGGTCTTGGGAATAAGTTAGCCACTGTGGTTGAAGCGTCTGATGGCGAAGAAACGATCCTCGTGCAATATGGTAAAATTAAGGTCAGAGTGAAGAAAAGCAGCGTCAAAGCTCTTCCAAATAGTGAGAAGAAAGCTGCAGCTAGTACTCTTCCATACTCTAAGAGACAG GGTCGACAGGGTAGAGAATCCGTTAGTGGTTCAGATGGAGGTAAAGATGGAGATTCCTATGGTCCTGTTGTGCAGACTTCGAAGAATACAGTCGACTTACGTGGTATGCGAGTAGAAGAAGCTTCTTACCACCTTGATATGGCTATTTCTTCAAGAGGACCAAATTCAGTTCTTTTTATCATACATGGAATGGGCACAGGGGCCGTTAAGGAACATGTAGTCAAGACCTTGAGAAACCATCCGCGTGTCGCTAAGTATGATCAGGAGAGTCCGATGAACTACGGTTGTACGGTTGCTTTTATCAAGTAG
- the LOC120082513 gene encoding endonuclease MutS2 isoform X2, producing MEISYSFVAIRKAPCSFPRVLRPVFSLSSTHESVSVRIATSQALQNETLRVLEWSSICRQLSTFTSTSMGFDVAQKANVRFGRTREESQKLLDQTTAAEAVVSIQLDFSGIEDVSGILNSASSGKLLTIAELCSVRRTLKAARELFEKLQALAVGGHSSDRFMPLLAILQNCDFLVELERKIEFCIDCNYSIILDRASEDLELIRLEKKRNMEELDSLLKEVSFKIYQARGIDRPLITKRRSRMCVAVRATHKNLVSDGILLSASNSGATYFMEPKNAVDLNNMEVRLSNSEKAEEIAILGMLSTEISESEIHIRYLLDRILELDLALARAAYARWMSGVCPCFSAKGYEGLNSSITDNTLSVDIDAIQNPLLLSYSLTSSSDNALSYSANVGQFDKRDNVIVSEGFLGSVTDFPIPIDIKIKRQTRVVVISGPNTGGKTASIKTLGLASLMAKAGMYLPAKNQPKLPWFDLVLADIGDHQSLEQNLSTFSGHISRLCKILEVSSDESLVLIDEIGSGTDPSEGVALSTSILQYLKNCVNLAIVTTHYADLTRIKDSDSSFENAAVEFSLETLKPTYKILWGNTGNSNALTIAEAIGFDPAIIERAKKWMVNLTPETQDERKGLLFKSLIEERDKLEAQRQKAASLHAEISALYKEIQEEAKDLDKREQALMALETRRAQQETAAIKSKIETVVQEFEEQLKIAGTNQLSSLIKKAESAIASICEACSPTNDSRLNVANANSYTPQLGEQVFVTGLGNKLATVVEASDGEETILVQYGKIKVRVKKSSVKALPNSEKKAAASTLPYSKRQCRVDRVENPLVVQMEVKMEIPMVLLCRLRRIQSTYVVCE from the exons ATGGAAATCAGCTACAGCTTCGTCGCCATTAGAAAAGCACCTTGCAGCTTTCCTAGAGTTCTCAGGCCCGTTTTCTCACTCTCCAGCACTCATGAATCGGTGTCCGTTCGAATCGCTACTTCACAGGCCCTCCAGAATGAAACCCTTAGGGTCTTAGAATGGAGTTCTATCTGTAGGCAACTCTCCACGTTTACGTCCACCTCTATGGGCTTTGACGTTGCTCAGAAGGCTAACGTCCGCTTCGGCCGGACGAGAGAGGAGAGCCAAAAGCTTCTGGATCAGACGACCGCAGCTGAAGCTGTGGTTTCCATACAGTTGGATTTTTCTGGAATAGAAGATGTCTCTGGAATTTTGAATTCCGCGAGTTCTGGCAAATTGCTTACTATAGCTGAACTGTGTTCGGTGCGGCGTACTCTGAAAGCTGCTAGGGAGTTGTTTGAGAAACTGCAGGCCCTGGCTGTTGGTGGCCATTCTTCAGATAG GTTCATGCCCTTGCTTGCAATACTTCAGAATTGCGATTTCCTGGTGGAATTGGAGaggaaaattgaattttgtatcGATTGCAATTACTCAATTATTCTTGATAGAGCCAGTGAAGACTTAGAGCTCATTCGCTTGGAGAAGAAGAGAAATATGGAAGAGTTAGATTCTCTGTTAAAGGAAGTGTCCTTTAAGATTTATCAGGCTCGTGGGATTGATCGGCCTCTTATAACAAAGCGCCGATCTAGAATGTGTGTTGCTGTTAGAGCTACTCACAAAAATTTGGTTTCAGATGGTATTCTCTTGAGCGCCAGCAATTCTGGTGCTACATACTTTATGGAACCCAAAAATGCAGTGGATTTAAACAACATGGAAGTTAGGCTTTCAAATTCTGAGAAGGCTGAGGAAATAGCCATTTTGGGTATGCTTTCAACTGAAATATCAGAGTCAGAAATTCATATAAGATATTTGTTGGATAGAATTCTTGAACTTGATCTTGCTTTGGCCAGGGCTGCATATGCTCGATGGATGAGTGGGGTTTGTCCATGTTTCTCAGCCAAGGGGTATGAAGGCTTAAATTCTAGTATAACTGACAATACATTATCCGTAGATATTGATGCTATTCAGAACCCATTGCTGCTCAGCTACTCTCTTACAAGTTCCTCAGACAATGCTTTATCTTACTCTGCAAATGTAGGTCAATTCGACAAGAGGGATAATGTGATCGTTAGTGAAGGTTTTTTAGGAAGTGTCACTGATTTCCCAATACCAATAGACATTAAAATTAAGCGTCAAACTAGAGTGGTCGTGATTTCAGGGCCTAATACAGGAGGTAAAACTGCATCCATTAAGACTCTGGGCCTAGCATCTCTTATGGCTAAGGCTGGCATGTACTTGCCTGCTAAGAACCAACCAAAACTTCCATGGTTTGATCTTGTTCTGGCTGACATTGGAGATCACCAG TCTCTAGAGCAAAACCTCTCAACTTTTAGTGGGCACATCTCACGGCTCTGTAAAATATTAGAAGTATCCTCGGATGAATCCCTAGTCCTTATTGATGAAATTGGCAGTGGAACTGATCCCTCAGAAGGCGTGGCTCTCTCTACCAGCATTTTGCAATATCTCAAAAATTGTGTTAACCTAGCTATTGTGACTACTCATTATGCAGATTTGACTCGCATAAAAGATAGTGACTCTTCGTTTGAGAATGCAGCTGTGGAATTTTCGCTAGAAACTTTAAAACCTACCTATAAGATCCTTTGGGGGAATACTGGAAATTCAAATGCTTTAACCATTGCTGAAGCTATTGGATTTGATCCTGCTATAATAGAACGTGCAAAGAAATGGATGGTGAATCTTACACCAGAAACGCAGGATGAACGCAAAGGTTTGCTCTTTAAATCACTAATAGAGGAAAGAGATAAATTGGAAGCTCAACGACAGAAAGCTGCATCTCTTCATGCAGAAATTTCTGCACTTTATAAAGAG ATTCAAGAGGAGGCAAAAGATCTTGATAAGCGTGAGCAAGCTCTTATGGCTCTTGAAACTAGACGAGCTCAGCAAGAAACTGCCGCAATAAAGTCCAAGATAGAAACTGTCGTTCAGGAGTTCGAAGAGCAATTGAAAATTGCTGGTACTAATCAATTAAGTTCATTGATTAAGAAGGCAGAATCCGCTATTGCCTCAATTTGTGAAGCTTGTAGTCCAACCAATGATTCCCGCCTCAATGTTGCAAATGCAAATTCTTATACACCCCAGTTAGGTGAACAAGTGTTTGTAACTGGTCTTGGGAATAAGTTAGCCACTGTGGTTGAAGCGTCTGATGGCGAAGAAACGATCCTCGTGCAATATGGTAAAATTAAGGTCAGAGTGAAGAAAAGCAGCGTCAAAGCTCTTCCAAATAGTGAGAAGAAAGCTGCAGCTAGTACTCTTCCATACTCTAAGAGACAG TGCAGGGTCGACAGGGTAGAGAATCCGTTAGTGGTTCAGATGGAGGTAAAGATGGAGATTCCTATGGTCCTGTTGTGCAGACTTCGAAGAATACAGTCGACTTACGTGGTATGCGAGTAG